The Streptomyces sp. NBC_01275 genome has a segment encoding these proteins:
- a CDS encoding helix-turn-helix transcriptional regulator, with protein MSDDFEVPGATATVLPSAVVARVAALADRLGVPHAEVFETRRLSVASGVPESVVKALLSGRPAGEPDVQARFLQRLDLLRRTRLKPNGRKYTQQEIADGAGMSRQQAGALINGDRRPTMEHCDALQRFFRVHAGFLTAEDPEALAGALQHTEQELLQKLAAREAAAAAEDPLERLLQDHGVRGIAWRAAQLPTDQHRDKVAEWLDMLLESVKRPES; from the coding sequence GTGTCGGATGACTTCGAGGTTCCGGGCGCCACGGCGACGGTGCTGCCGTCGGCCGTCGTCGCCCGTGTCGCCGCACTGGCCGACCGGCTCGGCGTGCCGCACGCGGAGGTCTTCGAGACCAGACGGCTGTCCGTCGCCTCCGGCGTCCCGGAGTCCGTGGTCAAGGCCCTGCTGAGCGGCCGGCCCGCCGGCGAGCCGGATGTGCAGGCCCGTTTCCTGCAACGGCTGGACCTGCTGCGCCGCACCCGGCTGAAGCCGAACGGACGCAAGTACACCCAGCAGGAGATCGCCGACGGCGCCGGCATGTCGCGCCAGCAGGCCGGCGCCCTCATCAACGGCGACCGGCGCCCCACGATGGAGCACTGCGACGCCCTCCAGCGGTTCTTCCGCGTGCACGCCGGCTTCCTCACGGCGGAGGACCCCGAGGCACTGGCGGGCGCCCTCCAGCACACCGAGCAGGAGCTGCTGCAGAAGCTCGCCGCGCGGGAGGCGGCCGCGGCCGCCGAGGACCCGCTGGAGCGGCTGCTGCAGGACCACGGCGTACGCGGGATCGCCTGGCGGGCCGCGCAGCTGCCCACCGACCAGCACCGCGACAAGGTCGCCGAGTGGCTGGACATGCTCCTGGAGAGCGTGAAGCGGCCCGAGTCGTGA
- a CDS encoding ABC transporter ATP-binding protein, whose translation MPVLLDVSGLRKIYEGAGRRVEAVRDLTFTVEEGELVCLVGPSGCGKTTLLKCMGGLLAPTSGDVLLEGRRVSGPPPGTAFVFQEYGRSLFPWMRVGENVELPLKQKGLSKQRRRELVADALESVGLADAASAYPWQLSGGMQQRVAIARALAYEPRVLLMDEPFAAVDAQTRADLEDLVRGLWRERGITILFVTHDIDEAVYLGERVVVLSASPTVVQEQLKVDLPRERDQLHTRVDPRFAELRTHVYEQIQAAKRKTPRDTVEKGPPTLLKD comes from the coding sequence ATGCCCGTGCTGCTTGACGTGTCCGGCCTGCGCAAGATCTACGAGGGCGCCGGGCGCCGGGTCGAGGCGGTGCGGGACCTGACCTTCACCGTCGAGGAGGGCGAACTCGTCTGTCTCGTAGGCCCGTCGGGCTGCGGCAAGACGACCCTGCTGAAGTGCATGGGCGGGCTGCTGGCGCCGACCTCCGGCGACGTGCTGCTGGAGGGGCGGAGGGTGAGCGGGCCGCCGCCGGGGACGGCGTTCGTGTTCCAGGAGTACGGGCGCAGCCTCTTCCCCTGGATGCGGGTCGGCGAGAACGTCGAACTGCCGTTGAAGCAGAAGGGGTTGAGCAAGCAGCGGCGACGGGAGCTGGTCGCCGACGCCCTGGAGTCGGTCGGGCTCGCGGACGCCGCCTCCGCGTATCCCTGGCAGCTGTCGGGCGGCATGCAGCAGCGGGTGGCCATCGCGCGGGCCCTCGCCTACGAGCCGCGCGTGCTGCTGATGGACGAACCGTTCGCGGCGGTGGACGCGCAGACCCGGGCCGATCTGGAGGACCTCGTCCGGGGCCTGTGGCGGGAGCGCGGGATCACCATCCTGTTCGTCACGCACGACATCGACGAGGCCGTCTACCTGGGCGAGCGGGTGGTCGTCCTGTCGGCCTCGCCGACCGTCGTGCAGGAGCAGTTGAAGGTCGATCTGCCGCGGGAGCGCGACCAGTTGCACACCCGGGTGGACCCGCGCTTCGCGGAGCTGCGCACCCATGTCTACGAGCAGATCCAGGCGGCGAAGCGCAAAACGCCCCGGGACACGGTCGAGAAGGGCCCGCCGACCCTGCTGAAGGACTGA
- a CDS encoding ABC transporter permease: MRRALLRLLFALALPAVLVAVWWLASDGSANPFWPPLRTILKAFPDVWTGERLRTDVRPSVLRLAGGYTTATVVGIALGTVIGSYRRVRALCEPVLEFLRAVPPPVLVPVIMLFAGIGDTMKVVVIASGCVWPVLLNTVEGVRAVDPVMAETARSYGITGVARLRTVVLPSASPQIFAGLRQALSVGIILMVISEMFAASNGLGFTIVQFQRGFAIPDMWTGILVLGLLGFALSVLFQIVERRVLAWYHGLRASTRRSP, encoded by the coding sequence GTGAGGCGCGCCCTGCTGCGGCTGCTGTTCGCGCTCGCCCTGCCGGCCGTGCTGGTCGCCGTGTGGTGGCTGGCGTCCGACGGCAGCGCCAATCCGTTCTGGCCGCCCCTGCGCACGATCCTGAAGGCCTTCCCGGACGTGTGGACGGGCGAGCGGCTGCGCACCGACGTACGGCCGAGCGTGCTGCGGCTCGCGGGCGGCTATACGACGGCGACCGTGGTCGGGATCGCGCTGGGCACGGTGATCGGCTCCTACCGGCGGGTGCGGGCGCTGTGCGAGCCGGTGCTGGAGTTCCTGCGGGCCGTGCCGCCGCCCGTGCTGGTGCCGGTGATCATGCTGTTCGCGGGCATCGGCGACACCATGAAGGTCGTCGTCATCGCGAGCGGCTGCGTGTGGCCGGTCCTGCTCAACACCGTGGAGGGCGTCCGGGCGGTGGACCCGGTGATGGCGGAGACGGCCCGCTCCTACGGCATCACGGGCGTCGCCCGTCTTCGCACGGTGGTGCTGCCGTCGGCGAGCCCGCAGATCTTCGCGGGGCTGCGCCAGGCGCTGTCCGTCGGGATCATCCTGATGGTCATCAGCGAGATGTTCGCCGCGAGCAACGGGCTGGGCTTCACCATCGTGCAGTTCCAACGGGGCTTCGCCATCCCCGACATGTGGACCGGGATCCTGGTCCTCGGTCTGCTCGGCTTCGCCCTGTCGGTCCTCTTCCAGATCGTCGAGCGGCGCGTGCTCGCCTGGTACCACGGTCTGCGCGCATCCACCCGGCGGTCCCCTTGA
- a CDS encoding ABC transporter permease: MKGENTALGAAGLAAFLALGEAVPRLGLVKEAYFPPTSRIAGALGDELADSAFWTALGDTLTGWALGLAIAVGAGIVAGVVLSVVPYLREATASTIEFLRPIPSVALIPLAVLLYGTELRSVLLLVVYASFWQVLIQVLYGVQDVDPVAEETARSYGLGAWARVRHVLWPSALPYVMTGVRLAAAVALILTITAELVIGAPGLGARIGIAQTSQAVPEMYALIVVTGVLGLFVNVGARTVERRALAWHQSVRGEVAL, translated from the coding sequence GTGAAGGGGGAGAACACCGCACTCGGTGCGGCCGGGCTCGCGGCCTTCCTCGCCCTGGGCGAGGCGGTGCCGCGGCTCGGCCTGGTCAAGGAGGCCTACTTCCCGCCGACCAGCCGCATCGCCGGCGCGCTCGGCGACGAACTCGCCGACTCCGCCTTCTGGACGGCGCTCGGCGACACCCTCACCGGCTGGGCGCTGGGCCTGGCGATCGCGGTCGGCGCCGGGATCGTGGCCGGCGTCGTCCTCTCGGTCGTCCCGTATCTGCGCGAGGCGACGGCCTCGACGATCGAGTTCCTGCGCCCGATCCCCTCGGTCGCCCTGATCCCGCTGGCGGTCCTCCTCTACGGCACCGAACTGCGCTCGGTCCTCCTGCTCGTCGTCTACGCCTCCTTCTGGCAGGTCCTCATCCAGGTCCTGTACGGCGTCCAGGACGTCGACCCGGTCGCCGAGGAGACCGCCCGCTCCTACGGGCTCGGCGCCTGGGCCCGCGTGCGGCACGTGCTGTGGCCGAGCGCGCTGCCGTACGTCATGACCGGCGTCCGGCTGGCCGCGGCCGTCGCGCTGATCCTGACGATCACCGCCGAACTGGTCATCGGGGCACCGGGGTTGGGCGCGCGCATCGGGATCGCGCAGACCTCGCAGGCGGTGCCGGAGATGTACGCGCTGATCGTGGTGACCGGCGTGCTCGGGCTGTTCGTCAACGTGGGCGCCCGCACGGTGGAGCGGCGGGCGCTGGCCTGGCACCAGTCGGTGCGCGGGGAGGTGGCGCTGTGA
- a CDS encoding ABC transporter substrate-binding protein gives MRRLLAGLTAGAFLFAAAACGSSGDSGTSTAGSSPGGVTTVRLGLIPIVDVAPVYLGVKQGFYAKHGLKLSITTAQGGAAIVPGVVSGQFQFGFSNVTSLMVAQSNSVPVQAVSNGIASTGVQGKDFGAIAVKKDSPIESAKDLEGKKVAINTLKNINETAVRESVRRAGGDPDEVKFVELAFDQMPAALDSGQIDAAMAVEPALATLKSQGARELTSPFVDIAPNLTIAMYFTSTQYAQKNPEVVKEFQEATAESLAYADAHPDEVRQIVTTYTKIPQAVLAQVTLPKWPAEANRSSIEALEKLGEQDKLFKTTPDLDKLLP, from the coding sequence ATGCGTCGTCTGCTCGCCGGTCTCACGGCCGGCGCATTCCTGTTCGCCGCGGCGGCCTGCGGCTCGTCCGGGGACTCGGGCACGTCCACCGCGGGTTCGTCGCCGGGAGGCGTCACCACCGTCAGACTCGGGCTCATCCCCATCGTCGACGTCGCGCCCGTCTACCTCGGCGTGAAGCAGGGCTTCTACGCGAAGCACGGGCTGAAGCTGTCGATCACGACCGCGCAGGGCGGCGCGGCGATCGTGCCGGGAGTCGTCAGCGGGCAGTTCCAGTTCGGCTTCAGCAACGTCACGTCGCTGATGGTCGCCCAGTCCAACAGCGTTCCCGTGCAGGCCGTTTCGAACGGCATCGCGTCGACGGGCGTGCAGGGCAAGGACTTCGGGGCGATCGCGGTGAAGAAGGACAGCCCGATCGAGTCCGCGAAGGACCTGGAGGGCAAGAAGGTCGCCATCAACACGCTGAAGAACATCAACGAGACCGCGGTGCGCGAGTCGGTGCGCAGGGCCGGCGGCGACCCGGACGAGGTGAAGTTCGTGGAGCTGGCCTTCGACCAGATGCCCGCCGCCCTCGACAGCGGGCAGATCGACGCCGCGATGGCGGTCGAGCCCGCGCTGGCCACCCTCAAGAGCCAGGGCGCCCGGGAGCTCACCTCGCCGTTCGTCGACATCGCGCCGAACCTCACCATCGCGATGTACTTCACCTCCACGCAGTACGCGCAGAAGAACCCGGAGGTGGTGAAGGAGTTCCAGGAGGCGACAGCGGAGTCCCTGGCGTACGCGGACGCCCACCCCGACGAGGTCCGGCAGATCGTCACCACGTACACCAAGATCCCCCAGGCGGTGCTGGCGCAGGTGACGCTGCCCAAGTGGCCCGCCGAGGCGAACCGTTCGTCCATCGAGGCGCTGGAGAAGCTGGGCGAGCAGGACAAGCTCTTCAAGACGACCCCGGACCTGGACAAGCTGCTGCCGTGA
- a CDS encoding PDR/VanB family oxidoreductase, with the protein MTTHELTTHELTTHDPTTQDPTTQDPTAYEAELVVERREFAADGVLALTLRHPLGEPLPVWEPGAHVDLVLAPGLERQYSLCGDPADPAAWRVAVLREPDGRGGSAHVHEQLGQGDKVRVRGPRNHFRLRPAPRYRFIAGGIGITPVLPMLAAAEAAGAEWTLLYGGRSRNSMAFTEELARYGDRVTVAPQDESGLLDLGPVLDALPEDALVYCCGPGPLLDAVEGRCPSGALHVERFQAKEQPAGEDAEFEVELAQSGRTVTVPVGVSVLDAVRGAGVEVLFSCTEGTCGTCETDVLEGAPEHRDSVLTAEEREAGETMMICVSRCRGRKLVLDL; encoded by the coding sequence ATGACCACTCACGAACTGACCACTCACGAACTGACCACCCACGATCCGACCACCCAGGATCCGACCACCCAGGATCCGACCGCGTACGAAGCCGAACTCGTCGTCGAGAGAAGGGAGTTCGCGGCCGACGGGGTGCTCGCGCTGACCCTGCGGCATCCGCTCGGCGAACCGCTGCCGGTCTGGGAGCCGGGCGCCCATGTCGACCTCGTCCTCGCTCCGGGGCTGGAGCGCCAGTACTCGCTGTGCGGCGACCCGGCGGACCCTGCGGCGTGGCGGGTGGCGGTGTTGCGGGAGCCGGACGGGCGGGGCGGATCCGCCCATGTGCACGAGCAGTTGGGGCAGGGCGACAAGGTGCGGGTGCGCGGCCCGCGCAATCACTTCCGGCTGCGGCCGGCGCCCCGGTACCGCTTCATCGCGGGCGGGATCGGCATCACCCCCGTCCTGCCGATGCTGGCTGCGGCCGAGGCGGCGGGCGCCGAGTGGACGCTCCTGTACGGGGGGCGCTCGCGCAACTCCATGGCGTTCACAGAGGAGTTGGCCCGCTACGGCGACCGGGTCACCGTCGCCCCGCAGGACGAGTCGGGTCTGCTGGACCTCGGCCCGGTGCTGGACGCGCTGCCCGAGGACGCCCTGGTCTACTGCTGCGGTCCCGGCCCGCTGCTCGACGCGGTGGAGGGGCGCTGCCCGTCCGGTGCCCTGCACGTCGAGCGGTTCCAGGCGAAGGAGCAACCGGCGGGCGAGGACGCCGAGTTCGAGGTCGAGCTCGCGCAGAGCGGCCGTACGGTGACCGTGCCCGTGGGGGTGTCGGTGCTGGACGCCGTGCGCGGCGCCGGGGTCGAGGTGCTGTTCTCCTGCACCGAGGGCACCTGCGGCACCTGTGAGACCGATGTCCTGGAGGGCGCCCCGGAGCACCGGGACTCCGTCCTCACCGCCGAGGAGCGGGAGGCCGGGGAGACGATGATGATCTGTGTGTCCCGGTGCCGGGGGAGGAAGCTGGTCCTGGATCTGTGA
- a CDS encoding aromatic ring-hydroxylating dioxygenase subunit alpha, whose amino-acid sequence MPHTTAFARNQWYVAAYSHEVGREELLGRTILGEPLVFYRTEAEGTPIALHDRCVHRRFPLSESRLDGDRIVCGYHGFTYDSTGACVYVPGQKRVPRTARVTAYPVVEQDALVWVWIGDPALADPLAIPRARHLDSPGWTTVRGMEPIDADYGLLVDNLLDLSHETYLHGGYIGTPEVAETPITTEVDEGAGVVRVSRHMADAECPPFYARSTGIEGRITRWQDIEYHAPCLYLLHSRIAPVGVLPEADGSDPNGFHTEITYAITPSSDGKVYDFWMVSRDWATDDDEVTEFLRGNNHTVVMQDVDALNLLQKTLGSERSGYQELSINIDTGGLAARRILARLVEEGDKPVEKVL is encoded by the coding sequence ATGCCGCACACGACCGCGTTCGCACGTAACCAGTGGTACGTCGCCGCCTACAGTCACGAGGTCGGGCGGGAGGAGCTGCTGGGGCGGACGATTCTCGGCGAGCCGCTCGTCTTCTACCGGACCGAGGCGGAGGGGACGCCGATCGCGCTGCACGACCGATGTGTGCACCGGCGGTTCCCGTTGTCGGAGAGCCGGCTCGACGGCGACCGCATCGTCTGCGGTTACCACGGTTTCACGTACGACTCGACCGGCGCGTGCGTGTACGTGCCGGGGCAGAAACGCGTCCCGCGCACCGCCCGGGTCACCGCCTACCCGGTCGTCGAGCAGGACGCCCTGGTGTGGGTGTGGATAGGCGACCCGGCGCTCGCCGACCCGCTGGCCATTCCGCGCGCCCGCCACCTGGACTCCCCCGGCTGGACCACCGTCCGCGGCATGGAGCCCATCGACGCCGACTACGGACTCCTCGTGGACAACCTCCTGGACCTGTCCCACGAGACGTATCTGCACGGCGGTTACATCGGCACCCCCGAGGTCGCGGAGACGCCGATCACCACCGAGGTGGACGAGGGCGCGGGCGTCGTACGGGTGAGCCGGCACATGGCGGACGCCGAGTGCCCGCCGTTCTACGCCCGTTCGACCGGCATCGAGGGCCGGATCACCCGCTGGCAGGACATCGAGTACCACGCGCCCTGTCTGTATCTGCTGCACAGCCGGATCGCGCCGGTGGGTGTGCTGCCCGAGGCGGACGGCAGCGACCCGAACGGGTTCCACACCGAGATCACCTACGCGATCACGCCGTCGTCCGACGGCAAGGTGTACGACTTCTGGATGGTCTCGCGCGACTGGGCGACGGACGACGACGAGGTCACCGAGTTCCTGCGGGGCAACAACCACACCGTCGTCATGCAGGACGTCGACGCGCTCAACCTCCTTCAGAAGACGCTGGGTTCGGAGCGTTCGGGGTATCAGGAGCTGAGCATCAACATCGACACCGGCGGTCTGGCCGCCCGTCGTATCCTCGCCCGGCTGGTGGAGGAGGGCGACAAGCCCGTGGAGAAGGTCCTGTGA
- a CDS encoding YhgE/Pip domain-containing protein, which translates to MTADGKTPDTPDTPDTPDSKTATPAAGPQARAATLLRRPKLWLLPTVLTGLLALLLSLLYMGGIVNPQGDLHDLPIALVNADRGKPLPNQEQNLGTQITRAITSDSTSDKAQWRTLSLGQAQDQLDSGKVYGALVIPADFTDSVAALTTADATARPTMTVLTNPGKGSLGSSLASQITTAAAHQASQTIGKQLTAAATAVGSTQKLLLADPVNVATKVGHPLGVHSGLGLTAFYYTLLLVLAGFLGGNVISNGVDTSLGYADNEIGPWHTRLPTVPVDRTQTLLLKMGMTAGITLISVSLIMLATVGVLGMDATHLPLLWIYSYCAALAVGLGVQAINAAFGGIGQLVSMFVFIVLGLPSSGATVPLQAVPGFYEFLSHFEPMRQLSDGVRAILYFDARGDAGLTRAWTMIGVGAAVGLLFGFAMTRYYDRRGLKRLTPQPA; encoded by the coding sequence ATGACCGCCGACGGCAAGACCCCTGACACACCCGACACACCCGACACTCCCGACAGCAAGACCGCGACCCCCGCCGCCGGCCCGCAGGCACGCGCCGCCACCCTGCTGCGCCGCCCCAAACTGTGGCTGCTGCCCACCGTCCTCACCGGCCTGCTCGCCCTGTTGCTGTCCCTGCTCTACATGGGCGGCATCGTCAACCCCCAGGGCGACCTGCACGACCTGCCCATCGCCCTCGTCAACGCCGACCGCGGAAAGCCGTTGCCGAACCAGGAGCAGAACCTCGGCACGCAGATCACCCGGGCCATCACCTCCGACAGCACCAGCGACAAGGCCCAGTGGCGCACCCTGAGCCTCGGACAGGCCCAGGACCAGCTCGACTCCGGCAAGGTCTACGGCGCTCTCGTCATCCCGGCCGACTTCACCGACTCGGTCGCCGCGCTCACCACCGCGGACGCCACCGCCCGGCCGACGATGACCGTGCTGACCAACCCCGGCAAGGGCAGCCTCGGTTCCTCCCTGGCGAGCCAGATCACCACGGCCGCCGCCCACCAGGCGTCCCAGACCATCGGCAAGCAGCTCACCGCGGCCGCCACGGCCGTCGGCTCCACGCAGAAGCTGCTGCTCGCCGACCCGGTGAACGTCGCGACCAAGGTCGGTCACCCGCTCGGCGTCCACAGCGGCCTGGGGCTCACCGCTTTCTACTACACGCTGCTGCTCGTGCTCGCCGGGTTCCTCGGCGGCAACGTCATCAGCAACGGCGTCGACACCTCCCTCGGCTACGCCGACAACGAGATCGGCCCCTGGCACACCCGGCTGCCCACGGTGCCCGTCGACCGCACCCAGACGCTGCTGCTGAAGATGGGGATGACGGCGGGCATCACGCTGATCAGCGTCTCCCTGATCATGCTCGCCACCGTCGGCGTCCTCGGCATGGACGCCACCCATCTGCCGCTGCTGTGGATCTACTCCTACTGCGCGGCCCTCGCCGTCGGCCTGGGCGTGCAGGCCATCAACGCCGCGTTCGGCGGGATCGGGCAGCTCGTGTCGATGTTCGTGTTCATCGTCCTGGGCCTGCCGTCCTCCGGCGCGACCGTCCCGCTCCAGGCGGTCCCCGGCTTCTACGAGTTCCTGTCCCACTTCGAGCCCATGCGCCAGCTCAGCGACGGGGTGCGCGCGATCCTCTACTTCGACGCCCGCGGCGACGCCGGACTCACCCGCGCCTGGACCATGATCGGCGTCGGCGCCGCCGTAGGACTGCTCTTCGGCTTCGCGATGACCCGGTACTACGACCGCAGGGGCCTCAAGCGCCTGACTCCGCAGCCCGCTTGA
- a CDS encoding phosphocholine-specific phospholipase C: MPEVNRRRFLQLAGATTAFTALSNSIERAAALPANHRSGSIEDVEHIVVLMQENRSFDHYFGSLRGVRGFGDPRPVVTRQDGKPVWYQSDGTRDLLPFHPEADDLGLAFVQDLPHGWNDGHAAFDGGRYDKWVPSKGATTMAYLTREDIPFHYALADSFTICDAYHCSFIGSTDPNRYYLWTGYTGNDGKGGGPVLGNDEAGYSWTTYPERLEEAGVSWKIYQDVGDGLDANGSWGWIQDAYRGNYGDNSLLYFKQYQNARPGDPLYDKARTGTDARKGEGFFDQLKADVQGGKLPQISWIVAPEAFTEHPNWPANYGAWYVSQVLDALTADPAVWAKTALFITYDENDGFFDHLVPPFAPGSAAQGKSTVDVGPDLFKGDAGHVAGPYGLGQRVPMLVVSPWSKGGYVCSETFDHTSVIRFMESRFGVHEPNISPWRRAICGDLTSAFDFSRRDVKPVALPDTDGYRPPDGDRHPDYVPTPPAHPVLPRQEHGVRPARPLKYAPSVDGSADPAAGRFTLTFASGAHAGAAFLVTSGNRADGPWSYTTEAGKTVSDTWNSAYSSGSYDLTVHGPNGFLRVFKGPGKTAGPEVAARYVGDAVELTFTHHGSGTAVLKVADGYRGRTTTVRVRPGAVLKRTVDLSASRRWYDLTVTSAADPSFVRQFAGHVENGRPGVSDPAIALERSRG, encoded by the coding sequence ATGCCCGAAGTCAACCGGCGCCGCTTCCTCCAACTCGCGGGAGCCACCACCGCGTTCACCGCGTTGTCGAACAGCATCGAACGCGCCGCCGCGCTCCCGGCCAACCACCGCTCGGGGAGCATCGAGGACGTCGAGCACATCGTCGTCCTGATGCAGGAGAACCGGTCGTTCGACCACTACTTCGGCTCGCTCAGAGGCGTCCGGGGCTTCGGCGACCCGCGTCCGGTCGTCACCCGGCAGGACGGCAAGCCGGTCTGGTACCAGTCGGACGGGACCAGGGACCTGCTGCCCTTCCACCCCGAGGCCGACGACCTGGGGCTGGCGTTCGTCCAGGACCTCCCGCACGGCTGGAACGACGGGCACGCCGCCTTCGACGGCGGCAGGTACGACAAGTGGGTGCCGTCCAAGGGCGCCACGACGATGGCGTACCTGACCCGCGAGGACATCCCGTTCCACTACGCGCTCGCCGACTCCTTCACCATCTGCGACGCCTACCACTGCTCGTTCATCGGCTCCACCGACCCCAACCGCTACTACCTGTGGACGGGGTACACCGGCAACGACGGAAAGGGCGGCGGCCCGGTCCTCGGCAACGACGAGGCCGGCTACAGCTGGACGACGTACCCCGAGCGCCTCGAGGAGGCCGGGGTCTCCTGGAAGATCTACCAGGACGTGGGCGACGGCCTGGACGCGAACGGCAGTTGGGGCTGGATCCAGGACGCCTACCGCGGCAACTACGGCGACAACTCGCTTCTCTACTTCAAGCAGTACCAGAACGCCCGGCCCGGCGACCCGCTGTACGACAAGGCCCGCACCGGCACCGACGCCCGCAAGGGCGAGGGCTTCTTCGACCAGCTGAAGGCGGACGTCCAGGGCGGCAAGCTGCCGCAGATCTCCTGGATCGTCGCCCCCGAGGCCTTCACCGAGCACCCCAACTGGCCCGCGAACTACGGTGCTTGGTACGTCTCCCAGGTCCTCGACGCGCTCACCGCCGACCCGGCCGTGTGGGCGAAGACCGCGCTGTTCATCACCTACGACGAGAACGACGGATTCTTCGACCACCTGGTCCCGCCGTTCGCGCCGGGCTCCGCCGCCCAGGGCAAGTCCACCGTCGACGTCGGCCCCGACCTCTTCAAGGGCGACGCCGGTCATGTCGCGGGCCCCTACGGTCTGGGCCAGCGGGTGCCGATGCTCGTCGTCTCGCCCTGGAGCAAGGGCGGTTACGTGTGCTCGGAGACCTTCGACCACACCTCGGTCATCCGGTTCATGGAGAGCCGCTTCGGCGTCCACGAGCCCAACATCTCACCCTGGCGGCGCGCGATCTGCGGCGACCTGACCTCCGCGTTCGACTTCTCCCGCAGGGACGTCAAGCCGGTCGCGCTCCCGGACACCGACGGCTACCGGCCGCCGGACGGCGACCGCCATCCCGACTACGTGCCGACCCCGCCGGCCCACCCCGTCCTGCCCCGGCAGGAGCACGGAGTGCGCCCGGCCCGTCCCCTCAAGTACGCGCCCTCGGTGGACGGTTCGGCGGACCCGGCGGCCGGGAGGTTCACGCTGACCTTCGCCTCCGGCGCGCACGCCGGCGCCGCCTTCCTGGTCACCTCCGGCAATCGCGCGGACGGTCCCTGGAGTTACACCACCGAGGCCGGCAAGACCGTCTCGGACACCTGGAACTCGGCGTACTCCAGCGGCTCGTACGACCTGACCGTGCACGGCCCCAACGGCTTCCTGCGCGTCTTCAAGGGACCGGGGAAGACGGCCGGGCCCGAGGTGGCCGCGCGGTACGTCGGCGACGCCGTCGAACTGACCTTCACCCACCACGGATCCGGCACGGCCGTACTGAAGGTGGCCGACGGCTACCGCGGCCGGACCACGACGGTCAGGGTGCGCCCGGGCGCGGTCCTCAAGCGGACCGTCGACCTGAGCGCGAGCCGACGCTGGTACGACCTCACCGTCACCTCCGCCGCCGACCCCTCCTTCGTGCGGCAGTTCGCCGGACATGTGGAGAACGGGCGGCCGGGAGTCAGCGACCCGGCGATCGCCCTGGAGCGGTCGCGCGGGTAA
- a CDS encoding phospholipid scramblase-related protein, which produces MTTHSNTPAGWYPDPHGAAQTQRYWDGAQWTEHTHADQQGKTPGGPPVPQQSAGPDQRVQQQVQQQAGVAPSGPGGGTLFSEPVLVVNQKAKLIELTNEYKVMDQQGNQLGSVVQVGQSVLRKVLRFVASIDQYLTHRLEIRDAYGQPVLLLTRPAKIFKSRVIVTRPDGQQVGEIVQQNVFGKINFAINAGGQQVGAIKAENWRAWNFAIVDHAENEVARITKTWEGLAKTMFTTADNYVLQIHYQLPEPLLSLVVATALTVDTALKQDARGLG; this is translated from the coding sequence GTGACCACGCATTCGAACACACCTGCAGGCTGGTACCCGGATCCGCACGGGGCGGCCCAGACGCAGCGCTACTGGGACGGCGCCCAGTGGACCGAGCACACCCACGCCGACCAGCAGGGGAAGACCCCGGGCGGGCCGCCGGTGCCGCAGCAGTCGGCCGGCCCCGACCAGCGGGTCCAGCAGCAGGTGCAGCAGCAGGCCGGGGTCGCGCCGAGCGGCCCCGGCGGCGGCACCCTGTTCAGCGAGCCGGTGCTGGTGGTGAACCAGAAGGCCAAGCTCATCGAGCTGACCAACGAGTACAAGGTCATGGACCAGCAGGGCAACCAGCTCGGCTCGGTCGTCCAGGTCGGCCAGAGCGTGCTGCGCAAGGTGCTGCGCTTCGTCGCCAGCATCGACCAGTACCTCACCCACCGGCTGGAGATCCGCGACGCCTACGGGCAGCCGGTGCTGCTGCTCACCCGGCCTGCGAAGATCTTCAAGTCGCGGGTGATCGTGACGCGCCCCGACGGTCAGCAGGTCGGCGAGATCGTCCAGCAGAACGTCTTCGGGAAGATCAACTTCGCGATCAACGCGGGCGGTCAGCAGGTCGGCGCGATCAAGGCGGAGAACTGGCGCGCCTGGAACTTCGCGATCGTCGACCACGCGGAGAACGAGGTCGCCCGGATCACCAAGACCTGGGAGGGCCTCGCCAAGACGATGTTCACCACCGCGGACAACTACGTCCTGCAGATCCACTACCAGCTGCCCGAACCGCTGCTGAGCCTGGTCGTCGCCACGGCCCTGACGGTGGACACGGCGCTGAAGCAGGACGCCCGCGGTCTCGGCTGA